From the genome of Methylocystis heyeri:
CGGCCTGCGCCTTGCCGCGTCCCTCCGCCACCGCCTCGGCGAAATTGGCGAAAAGCACGGTGAACCAGAGCCACGCCGTGATCTGGCCGGTGAAGCCGGCCGTTCCCGTATTGGCGAGAAGATCGCGAACGAAAAAAACGGTGACGACGACAGAGACCATCTCGGTGACGAAAATCACCGGGTTTTTGGCGAGCTTCCGCGGATCCAGCTTGACGAAAGCGTCCCTGGCGGCGCCTCTGACGATCGGCCAATCGAGCAGGCCGGCGGCGGTGGATTTCCTGGACATTCTACCAGCTCCTTAAAAGCTCTTTCCGGCCTGCAGCAGGAAATGTTCGACGATCGGCCCGAGCGCGAGCGCCGGGAAATATTGCAGCAGGTAGAGCACGACGATCACCCCCAGCAGCAGTCCGACAAAGAGAGGACCGTGGGTGGGGAAAGTGCCGCTCGACGCCGCGATCTTCTTCTTTGCGGCGAAGGAGCCGGCGAGCGCGAGCACGGGCGCGATATAGGCGAAGCGGCCGACGAACATGGCGATTCCCAGCGTCGCGTTGAACCACTGGTTGTTGCCGTTGAGGCCCGCGAAAGCCGAACCGTTGTTCGCGGTGGTGGAGGCGAAGGCGTAGATCACCTCCGACAATCCGTGGGGTCCCGAATTGCCGAGATAATTGTCGGTCACGAGCTTCAGCATGACCGAAGCCGCCGTAAAGCCGAGGACCGTCGCCGGGTAGATCAATATTGCGAGCATGGCGAGCTTCATCTCGCGCACCTCGATCTTCTTGCCGAGATATTCCGGCGTGCGCCCGACCATCAGCCCCGCGACGAAGACGGCGATGACCGCGAGAATGAGGAAGCCATAGAGCCCCGCTCCGACGCCGCCGGGCGAGATGCAGCCGAGCAGCATGTTGAAGAGCGGAACCAGTCCGCCGAGGGGCGTGAAGGAATCATGCATCGCGTTCACCGAGCCGGTGCTGGTGCCCGTCGTCGCCGTTGCGTAGAGCGCGCTCATGGCCACGCCGAAACGCACCTCCTTGCCTTCCATATTGCCGGGTGCGGCGTCGACGCCCATTTCCGAAAGCAGGGGGTTGCCAGCGGCCTCCGCCCAATAGGCGACCGCAACGCCCGCTATCAGAACGATCGACATTGCGATGACGATGGCCCGGCCCTGGCGCGGATCGAGCACAGCGCGCCCGAAGGCGAAGACGGTCGCGAAAGGAATGACCAGCAGCGCCCATATTTCCAGGAGATTGGTCCAGGCGTTGGGGTTCTCGAAAGGATGCGCGGCGTTGGCGTTGAAGAAGCCGCCGCCGTTGGTGCCGAGCTCCTTGATGGCTTCCTGGCTGGCGACGGGACCAATGGAAATGACCTGCTTTGCGCCTTCGAGCGTCGTCGCCTCGAGGGCGCCCTGCAAGGTTTGCGGAACGCCGAGCGCGACGAGAACCAGCGAAAAGACGATCGCCATCGGCAGCAGGAGATAGAGCGTCGCCCGGGTCATATCGACCCAGAAATTCCCCAGCGTCTTCGATTCCGCGCGCGAAAAAGCGCGGATCAGCGCGAAGGCCACCGCAAGGCCCGTCGCCGCGGACACGAAATTATGCACTGTGAGGCCGAGCATCTGCGTGAGATGACTCATGGTCGTCTCGCCGCTGTAGTTCTGCCAGTTGGTGTTGGTGATGAAGCTCAGCGACGTGTTGAAGGAAAGGTCCGGCGCCACGCCGTCGAATCCGCGCGGGTTGAGCGGCAGAAAATTCTGCAGCCGCTGCAACGCGTAAAGGGAGAGAAAACCCGCGACGCTGAACGCCAGCATCGACATGGCGTAGGCGAGCCAGCCCTGCTCCCGTCCGGCGTCGACGCCGGCGAGCCGATAGAAGGCGCGCTCGACCGGCGCGCCGAGGGCGGACAAGGGCGTCCGCTCGCCTTCCATGACGCGGCGAATATATCCGCCGAGCGGCGCCGCGGCCGCGAAGACGAGCAACAAGGTGACGGCTATCTGGATAAAGCCTGCCAGTGACATGAAACGCTCCCGCGATTGGACCGCGATTAGAGCGCATAGCCGCAAAAGTTTTCGCGCGACGGCAATGCGCTGTATGTAATGATGTGATTGATCGGCTCGAGAGCGGCTCTCTCGACACACCCGATCCCCTCACCCTGAGGAGCCCGCTGACGCGCTTTCAGGCGACGTGAGAGGCCGCTCGAATTCCATATGTCTCTCGCGCTCGAACGATTCCGTTCGAATGTGGGAGCGCTAGAATTCTTCAGGACGAAGCAGAGTGTAGAGAAGATAGGCGCAAAGCAGCGCCGCGACGACGAGACCGATAAGCGGCTCCAGCATGGAACTCTCCCGTCAAAGACGCGTCAGGCCGCGCGCATAAGCGGCGACGACGATAAAAAGCGCCAGGCCGAGGCCGAGATAGGCGAGGTCGAGCATTTGCGATCCCCCTTGAGTTTCGGGCCGGAAAATGAACTCGTCCGCATCAGGTTTCTATAGGGAACGCGCGATACCGTATAAGGACTTTATAAAGAAGCAGCCTATCGCTCGTTCGTGGCGAAGGCGTAACAGGGCGAGCGAGCCGCCCGCCACAGCGAAAACGATACCGGCGCGGTTCATAATCGGCAAGCGGCGAAGACAAACTCCAACCGCGCCCGGCGCAATTCGCCCCCAAAGAGAAAAATGGTCGCAGAGGCCGAATTTCCTGGTAAATCGCCGCCGGGAGCGAAGCTTCCGTCTCCTCCGGCGGCAATCCTGAATGAGGCGATTACAACGCGTTGGTCAGGATGTCGGCGATCGTTTCCCGAGTATAGACATCGGCGATTCCAAAGGCGCCGACATTGCCCAGCGCATTTTCGACGATGGCCGGGATTTGCGTTTCCCCAAGGCCCAACTGCGAAAGGCGCGTCGGCGTGCCGATCTTGTCGAACCAGGCTTCCAGAGCGGCGACGCCCTGCTCGGCGGTGTCGACCCCGAACACGGTCGCGGCAAATCGCTTGAACTGCGCCGGATTGCGGCTCAGGCTCCATTTCATCCATGCCGGCATCACCACGGAAAGACCGGCGCCGTGGGGCACGTTGAAAAGGGCGGAGATCGCATGCTCGATGGCGTGGTTGGGCCAACTGGAGCCCGAAACGCCGGCCGAGGTGAGGCCGTTCAGAGCCAGCGTCGCCGCCCAGGCGAACTGGCCGCGGGCGTCGTCGTCCTCGGGATC
Proteins encoded in this window:
- the kdpA gene encoding potassium-transporting ATPase subunit KdpA, with the translated sequence MSLAGFIQIAVTLLLVFAAAAPLGGYIRRVMEGERTPLSALGAPVERAFYRLAGVDAGREQGWLAYAMSMLAFSVAGFLSLYALQRLQNFLPLNPRGFDGVAPDLSFNTSLSFITNTNWQNYSGETTMSHLTQMLGLTVHNFVSAATGLAVAFALIRAFSRAESKTLGNFWVDMTRATLYLLLPMAIVFSLVLVALGVPQTLQGALEATTLEGAKQVISIGPVASQEAIKELGTNGGGFFNANAAHPFENPNAWTNLLEIWALLVIPFATVFAFGRAVLDPRQGRAIVIAMSIVLIAGVAVAYWAEAAGNPLLSEMGVDAAPGNMEGKEVRFGVAMSALYATATTGTSTGSVNAMHDSFTPLGGLVPLFNMLLGCISPGGVGAGLYGFLILAVIAVFVAGLMVGRTPEYLGKKIEVREMKLAMLAILIYPATVLGFTAASVMLKLVTDNYLGNSGPHGLSEVIYAFASTTANNGSAFAGLNGNNQWFNATLGIAMFVGRFAYIAPVLALAGSFAAKKKIAASSGTFPTHGPLFVGLLLGVIVVLYLLQYFPALALGPIVEHFLLQAGKSF
- the kdpF gene encoding K(+)-transporting ATPase subunit F, with the translated sequence MLEPLIGLVVAALLCAYLLYTLLRPEEF